The following proteins are encoded in a genomic region of Bosea beijingensis:
- a CDS encoding class I SAM-dependent methyltransferase yields the protein MICLSCQSDDLLALNTYKRNWFLCHACGDAFPQQKDRYSLTFLPDPHLKKMKEDEASMYDYFIHQDHIDYSIGTAGDFLRQHAEPNRIAFYGKRVLDISGGNGHFLMEIAKLGAEVTLTEINQPTIDYAKATHGIDVRLFNFNSHSIQAEVPKTFDIVMARAAIMFCQDLGKFAQDTREILADDGLLIVNHSVIPTLGVMLRVQLDEFSYFRLRQPESVIRTFEKAGYVLQSRADETDPSLYVYDHDLNRYWTLARYRHEQPAMRRLVSAERSGKACYAFRARDRRRSTMIFRKLPNA from the coding sequence GTGATCTGCCTTTCCTGCCAATCGGACGATCTGCTTGCGCTGAACACCTACAAACGGAACTGGTTCCTGTGCCACGCCTGCGGCGACGCCTTTCCGCAGCAGAAGGACCGGTACTCGCTGACATTTCTGCCCGACCCCCATCTGAAGAAGATGAAGGAGGACGAGGCGTCGATGTATGATTACTTCATCCACCAAGACCATATCGACTACTCGATCGGCACGGCCGGCGACTTCCTGCGCCAGCATGCCGAACCGAACCGCATCGCCTTCTACGGCAAGCGCGTGCTCGACATCAGCGGCGGCAACGGACATTTCCTGATGGAGATCGCCAAGCTCGGCGCCGAGGTGACCCTGACGGAAATCAATCAGCCGACCATCGACTATGCGAAGGCCACGCATGGCATCGATGTCCGCCTCTTCAATTTCAACAGCCACAGCATCCAGGCCGAGGTTCCCAAGACGTTCGATATCGTGATGGCGCGCGCCGCGATCATGTTCTGCCAGGACCTGGGGAAATTCGCGCAGGATACCCGCGAGATCCTCGCCGATGACGGATTGCTGATCGTCAACCACAGCGTCATCCCGACGCTCGGCGTGATGCTGCGGGTCCAGCTCGACGAGTTCAGCTATTTCCGCCTGCGTCAGCCGGAAAGCGTGATCCGCACCTTCGAGAAGGCCGGCTACGTCCTGCAGAGCCGTGCCGACGAGACCGATCCGAGCCTGTATGTCTATGACCACGATCTGAATCGCTACTGGACCCTGGCACGTTATCGGCACGAGCAGCCGGCGATGCGGCGCTTGGTGTCGGCAGAGCGTAGCGGCAAAGCGTGCTATGCTTTCCGTGCCCGAGACAGACGGAGATCGACGATGATCTTCCGGAAACTTCCTAACGCGTGA